TATGGGGCTCAGCCTGGGGGGCCCCCaatctgggggaggggccctgggggggggtggggatttGGAGGGTGAGGTTCATAGTGGTGGAGTGGGTGTTtggaggtgcagggggtggggtgcatgAGGGTGGGGGatgtttgggggtgcaggggaggaggtgtgTGGATttgggatgctgggggaggggtgcattgGGGTGGGGtagtgtttggggtgcaggggaggaggtctggagggtggggatttggggtgcataggggaggggtgggtgtttgggggtgcaggggaggaggtgtggggatTTGGGGCACAGGTGGGCGAGGTGGgtgtttgggggtgcaggggaggaggtctgagggggtggggatttggggtgctggggggaggggtgcatagGGGTGGCAGCGTGGGTGTTTGGGgctccgggggagggggcagggactaTCAGCCGGACTGGGCGTGtccagggaggagggggggggtcacttggccccgccccccatcaggccccgccccttcccagcccagccGGCCCGGGCCGAGGCCGCAGGAAGGGAGGTTCTGGGTCAGCTGATCCCGGGTCCACCCACCGCCGGGCCGCGGACGCCGCTGGAAAAGGGGGGTTTCTGGGGGGCCCGATTCCCGTCCGCACCcggctctgcccgccccccccttcctgcagccggggGCCCGGGATTAGGGGACCCCCCGGGAGAGGCGCCCCCCAGCCATGACCCCCTGAGCAGAGGCCCCTTGCGCCCAGGCAGCTCCCGGGGGCCGGGACTTTGAACCCCCGCAGCCCGGGGGCGCCGGGCCGGACCGGCGGAGGGagggaccggaccggaccggaccgggcAGGCGGAGGGAGGGACCGGCAGGCGAATGGCTGGCAAGGACTATGACCATCTCTTCAAGCTGCTCATCATCGGGGACTCGGGTAGGGGCCGGGCCTGGCGCGTCCCCCCTTCCCCGGGACCCCCTTCCCCTGccgaccccccccttccccctccctccccgctttCCCCggcacccccttcccctgccgaCCCCGCTTTCCCCGGGACCTCCTGTCCCCGggacccccttcccctgcctcccccatggtgtgttccctgccccccccgggcccctttcccctgggcccccccaccccccgtctgcctccttctttcctttccctcccctcgcTCCCTCTCTCCAAGTCCCTTCCCCGCTTCGTGTCTCTGTTTCGTTCCTTTGTTCCAGCTTCTCTtcggcccccccaccccgctccctggcgCTCCCTGGGGAAGATTTCCGCCCCCccatccttctcttccccccctcccccttcctaagtttccctccctccctccatgttcttccctcctctcctggccctggcccctcttccccccaccccttccctccctcttccGTCTCCTCTGGGTCATTTCTCTTCTGTCCGGCCTGTCtccttccccccgtcccccccccgcgctgtcccccttctcttctcccccccgcgcctcttccctcccctcccctcgctcCCAGCTCTGCACCCCGCTGCGCTTTCCCCTTCGGCCTGTTCTCTGCCACCCGCCCTGCGgcctaggggttagagcagggggggctgggagcccggactcctgggttctctccccagctctgagaggggagtgggggctggtgggttagagcagggggggctgggagcccggactcctgggttctctccccagctctgagaggggagtgggggctggtgggttagagcagggggggctgggagcccggactcctgggttctctccccggctctgagaggggagtgggggctggtgggttagagcagggggggctgggagcccggactcctgggttctctccccggctctgagaggggagggggggctggtgggttagagcaggggggggctgggagcccggactcctgggttctctccccggctctgagaggggagtgggggctggtgggttagagcaggggggggctgggagttctattcccagttctgtgaACTTGAACAATTCCCTGcgcatctgtgcctcagtttccccatgagtGCAGCGGGGTAAATAGACCCAACCCCCGGGGGTTGAAATGCATTGAGATCaacccctgtataacacagaggtggggtggggtttcTCGTCCCCCCTTTTTCAGTCCTCCTCTTTTTACCTACTCTCTCTGTGCCCCTCTGGGCTGTGTCCTGGGAGTTGTGCAGACCACACCTATAGTGGGGGGCAGAGATTATTTTGGGGGGCAGATCGGGGGGGGTGAGAACCCCCAGATCTCAGTCAgtaccctgccctgccctgccctgcctgccctcgGGGTGAGGTTTTTAACGGAGCGAGCGGAGCCGCCCCGGACGCCTGTGTCCTGTCCCGGTTTCTCCCCACCCGGCAAGGCAGCTGTTCCCTTCAGTCCAGTTAGTCCCAGCGCCACCCACCCCCTGTGGGCCCGAGACAGGCcaagagccaggactcctgggttctctccctggctcggggaggggagaggggtctggtggttatggggggggggcgcgccTGGGAGCCagtactcctgggttctctccctggctcggggaggggagaggggtctggtGGTTATAGCGTGGGGGgtgggcctgggagccaggactcctgggttctctccccggctctgggaggggagtgggatctggtgGGTTAGGGcaagcggggctgggagccaggactcctgggttctctccctagctcggggaggggagaggggtctggtGGTTATAGCGTGGGGGgtgggcctgggagccaggactcctgggttctctccccggctctgggaggggagtgggatctggtgggttagagcaagcggggctgggagccaggactcctgggttccctccctggctcggggaggggagaggggtctggtGGTTATAGTGGGGTgggcgtgggggggctgggagccagtactcctgggttctttccctggctcggggaggggagtggggtctagtggttatagcgggggctgggagccaggactcctgggttttctccctggctcggggaggagagtggggtctggtggttatagccggggggggggcagggagcagggagccaggactcctgggttctctccaggtggtggggtgagggtgaCGCTCGGTGGGTAAACACCCCgggtggctctgggagggagtggttCACGTCTGTTTGTGTTGTGGGTGCGGCAGGTCGCTCTGGGACCAacgttggggggtggggggtcccggcTGCTCCCCCTAACCAGCCCTTTCTCCccacaggggtggggaagagcagccTCCTCCTGCGGTTTGCAGATAACACGTTCTCCGGTAAgtacccccgccccccacagcctggCTGCCCCCTCTTCCAACCCCCCCACAGGTCCCCAGCCTCCttccctcactgccccccaaactcctctGGCCTCCCAATTCCTCTCCCCACTTCACCCCAGTCCCCAAATCCTCCTTCTGCCCCCCCATGGGCCGTGTGGTTCTGGGGGGAGGGTCCCTTCCCTCCGGGTGCTTGGGGTGGTCCCCAGGGGTTCACATCTGGGCTGGAGCGACTGCACTCCTGGCTCCGAGCCCCCCTCCCTGGGACGGACCCCACTGGGAGGGGCACTGTTGGGTCTGGGGGTGTCTCGGGGGGATCGTCACAGAGCCCCGTGACCCCATCGGCTGGATGCATCACTCGTCTCTGCCTCCCTTTTCACCTTTCCTCCCTTTTCTCCTTCCCggctccctccccttcctggttcctctcttttcccctccatCTCTGTCCCGCCCGGCCcactccttcctttctcctttccctcgcccccccccctcctctgcccccccccgcccccctgccccggcaGGCAGTTACATCACCACCATCGGCGTGGATTTCAAAATCCGGACCCTGGTGATCAACGGCGAGCGGGTCAAGCTGCAGATCTGGGACACGGCCGGGCAGGAGCGATTCCGCACCATCACCTCCACGTgagccggacgcctgggtcccatctggggtggggaggggagggggtcagtggtgagagtggggggggggcgggagccaggactcctgggttctcttctccgctctgggaggggactgggggtctgttgggttagagcagggggggctgggaggcaggactcctgggttctctccccggctctgggaggggagtgggggcttgtTGATTACTCGGATGCCTGGGTCCCATGGCTTGTCTCGTCCCCCCACGCCCCTGGGCAGGTATTACCGCAACACCCACGGTGTCATCATCGTCTATGACGTGACGAACCCCGAATCCTTCGTCAACGTCAAGCGCTGGCTGCACGAGATTGGGCAGAATTGCGACAGCGTCTGCAAGGTGCTGGGTGAGTCTGGGGCCCCCCTCAAACCCCCTgggccccccttcccccgcagcgtCTGCAAGGTGCCGGGGGAGTCTGGGGCCCCCCTCAAACCCCCGggggccccccttccccagcagcgtCTGCAAGGTGCCGGGGGAGTCTGGGGCCCCCCTCAAACCCCCGggggccccccttcccccgcagcgtCTGCAAGGTGCCGGGGGAGTCTGGGGCCCCCCTCAAACCCCCTGgggtcccccttcccccgcagcgtCTGCAAGGTGTCGGGGGAGGCTGGGGCCCCCCTCAAACCCCCGggggccccccttcccccgcagcgtCTGCAAGGTGCCGGGGGAGGCTGGGGCCCCCCTCATCCCCCCGgggtcccccttcccccgcagcgtctgcaaggtgctgggtgaggctgaggcccccctcaaaccccctggggtcccccttcccccgcagcgtCTGCAAGGTGTCGGGGGAGGCTGGGGCCCCCCTCAAACCCCCGGggatcccccttcccccgcagcgtCTGCAAGGTGCCGGGGGAGTCTGGGGCCCCCCTCAAACCCCCGggggccccccttcccccgcagcatCTGCAAGGTGCTGGGTGAGGCTGGGGCCCCCCTCAAACCCCCTGgggtcccccttcccccgcagcgtCTGCAAGGTGTCGGGGGAGGCTGGGGCCCCCCTCAAACCCCCGggggccccccttcccccgcagcgtCTG
The nucleotide sequence above comes from Caretta caretta isolate rCarCar2 chromosome 6, rCarCar1.hap1, whole genome shotgun sequence. Encoded proteins:
- the LOC125638682 gene encoding ras-related protein Rab-35; this translates as MAGKDYDHLFKLLIIGDSGVGKSSLLLRFADNTFSGSYITTIGVDFKIRTLVINGERVKLQIWDTAGQERFRTITSTYYRNTHGVIIVYDVTNPESFVNVKRWLHEIGQNCDSVCKVLVGNKCEDPSRKQVETADARRFSEQMGVRLFETSAKENLNVEEMFNAVTAMVLRTKQENLARLQHPEVVKINRPKKKPPVKKCC